In one window of Musa acuminata AAA Group cultivar baxijiao chromosome BXJ3-2, Cavendish_Baxijiao_AAA, whole genome shotgun sequence DNA:
- the LOC135631151 gene encoding protein RADIALIS-like 4 isoform X1, with translation MASSSKSSSRKLEQPWTEEENKRFEIAIARYDETPDRWQNVARAVGGKSVEEVKRHYEELENDIKLIDSTTEPIYSYPNSNSWRRNGTADRSRGG, from the exons ATGGCGTCCAGCTCAAAGAGCTCCTCCCGCAAGCTGGAGCAGCCTTGGACGGAAGAGGAGAACAAGCGGTTCGAGATAGCCATCGCACGCTACGACGAAACCCCCGACCGCTGGCAGAATGTGGCCAGAGCCGTCGGCGGGAAGTCGGTGGAGGAAGTGAAGCGCCATTACGAAGAACTCGAGAACGACATCAAGCTCATTGATTCCACCACAGAACCGATCTACAGCTACCCCAACTCCAATAGCTGGCGCCGCAACGGCACCGCCGACAGGAGCAGAGGTG GCTGA
- the LOC135631884 gene encoding 3-ketoacyl-CoA synthase 4-like, producing the protein MEGGGEQAPPRRRTPSPGRSRRLPDFLQSVNLKYVKLGYHYLITHLLTLLLIPLMAVILLEAAQTDPDELRQVWLHLQYNLVSVLVCSAVFVFGTTVYIMTRPRPVYLVDYACYRPPPELKAPFHRFMEHSQLCGGFNESALEFQRRILERSGLGQDTCLPVALHYLPPRPSMAAARDEAEQVMFGALDTLFNNTGVKPKDVGVLVVNCSLFNPTPSLSAMIVNRYKLRGNIKSFNLGGMGCSAGVLAVDLARDLLQVHRATYAVVVSTENITQNWYFGNRKAMLIPNCLFRVGAAALLLSNRAADRRRAKYKLVHIVRTHRGADDRAFRCVYQEQDEVGKVGVSLSKDLMAIAGEALKINITTLGPLVLPISEQLLFFATLVAKKLFNGKVKPYIPDFKLAFDHFCIHAGGRAVIDELEKNLQLRPIHVEASRMTLHRFGNTSSSSIWYELAYTEAKGRMRKGHRVWQIAFGSGFKCNSAVWQALRNVKPSHDGPWEDCIHGYPVEIIDGFPPREPQQQ; encoded by the coding sequence ATGGAGGGAGGAGGTGAGCAGGCCCCGCCAAGGCGGCGGACGCCGTCACCGGGGCGGAGCCGGCGTCTACCGGACTTCTTGCAGAGCGTCAACCTCAAGTACGTGAAGTTGGGTTACCACTACCTGATCACCCACCTGCTCACCCTACTGCTGATCCCGCTGATGGCGGTGATCCTCCTGGAGGCGGCGCAGACCGATCCCGACGAACTCCGGCAGGTGTGGCTCCACCTCCAGTACAACCTCGTGAGCGTGCTGGTGTGCTCCGCGGTCTTCGTATTCGGCACCACTGTCTACATCATGACGCGGCCTCGCCCCGTGTACCTCGTCGACTACGCCTGCTACCGGCCGCCGCCCGAGCTCAAGGCGCCGTTCCACCGCTTTATGGAGCACTCGCAGCTCTGCGGCGGGTTCAACGAGTCGGCACTCGAGTTCCAGCGCCGAATCCTCGAGCGCTCCGGCCTCGGCCAGGACACCTGCTTACCCGTCGCCCTTCACTACCTCCCGCCCCGCCCCTCCATGGCCGCCGCCCGCGATGAGGCCGAGCAGGTCATGTTTGGCGCTCTCGACACGCTCTTCAACAACACCGGCGTCAAGCCCAAGGACGTCGGCGTCCTCGTGGTCAACTGCAGCCTCTTCAACCCCACCCCCTCCCTCTCCGCCATGATCGTCAACCGCTACAAGCTCCGCGGCAACATCAAGAGCTTCAACCTCGGCGGGATGGGCTGCAGCGCCGGCGTCCTCGCCGTCGACCTTGCGCGAGATCTCCTCCAGGTCCACCGCGCCACCTACGCGGTCGTGGTCAGCACCGAGAACATCACCCAGAACTGGTACTTCGGCAACCGCAAGGCCATGCTCATCCCCAATTGTCTGTTCCGCGTCGGCGCCGCCGCCCTGTTGCTGTCCAACCGCGCGGCGGATCGCCGGCGCGCCAAGTACAAGCTGGTCCACATCGTTCGCACCCACCGCGGCGCCGACGACAGGGCCTTCCGCTGCGTCTACCAAGAGCAGGACGAGGTCGGCAAGGTCGGCGTGTCCCTCTCCAAGGACCTCATGGCCATCGCCGGGGAGGCGCTCAAGATCAACATCACCACCCTCGGCCCCCTGGTGCTTCCCATCAGCGAGCAGCTTCTCTTCTTTGCGACGCTGGTGGCCAAGAAGCTCTTCAACGGCAAGGTGAAGCCCTACATCCCGGACTTCAAGCTAGCGTTCGACCATTTCTGCATCCACGCGGGGGGAAGGGCCGTGATCGACGAGCTAGAGAAGAACCTGCAGCTGCGGCCCATCCATGTGGAGGCCTCCCGGATGACCCTGCACCGCTTTGGCAACACATCCTCCAGCTCCATCTGGTACGAGCTGGCTTACACGGAGGCCAAGGGGCGGATGCGGAAGGGCCACCGCGTGTGGCAGATTGCGTTCGGGAGCGGCTTCAAGTGTAACAGCGCGGTGTGGCAGGCGCTTCGCAACGTGAAGCCCTCCCACGATGGTCCATGGGAGGACTGCATCCACGGTTACCCTGTGGAGATCATCGACGGGTTTCCTCCTCGGGAGCCACAGCAGCAATAG
- the LOC135630902 gene encoding large ribosomal subunit protein bL12c-like — MAATLTSALFLVSSYSTNSSAAPSPALKFPSQPLSLRSHRRAAFLRPPAAVSPKVEEVGNLICNLTLEEARGLVDHLQDRLGVSAAAFAPAAVAVAPGAAADAAGSAPAAVEEKTEFDVVIEDVPSNARIATIKVVRALTNLALKEAKDLIEGLPKKFKEGVSKEEAEEAKKQLEEVGAKISVV; from the coding sequence ATGGCGGCCACTCTCACCTCCGCGCTCTTCCTCGTCTCCTCCTACTCCACCAACTCCTCTGCCGCCCCCTCCCCGGCACTCAAGTTCCCTTCCCAACCCTTATCCCTCCGCTCCCACCGCCGCGCCGCCTTCCTCCGCCCGCCCGCGGCCGTCTCCCCCAAGGTCGAGGAGGTCGGCAACCTCATATGCAACCTCACCCTCGAGGAAGCCCGCGGCCTCGTCGACCACCTCCAGGACCGCCTCGGCGTCTCGGCCGCCGCCTTCGCCCCCGCCGCGGTGGCCGTCGCCCCGGGAGCCGCCGCCGACGCGGCGGGCAGTGCCCCCGCCGCGGTCGAGGAGAAGACCGAGTTCGACGTGGTTATCGAGGATGTCCCGAGCAACGCCAGGATCGCCACCATCAAGGTGGTCCGGGCGCTGACCAACCTGGCGCTCAAGGAGGCCAAGGACCTGATCGAGGGCCTGCCGAAGAAGTTCAAGGAGGGCGTGTcgaaggaggaggcggaggaggccaAGAAGCAGCTGGAGGAAGTCGGGGCGAAGATCTCCGTCGTGTGA
- the LOC135631151 gene encoding protein RADIALIS-like 4 isoform X2: protein MASSSKSSSRKLEQPWTEEENKRFEIAIARYDETPDRWQNVARAVGGKSVEEVKRHYEELENDIKLIDSTTEPIYSYPNSNSWRRNGTADRSRG from the exons ATGGCGTCCAGCTCAAAGAGCTCCTCCCGCAAGCTGGAGCAGCCTTGGACGGAAGAGGAGAACAAGCGGTTCGAGATAGCCATCGCACGCTACGACGAAACCCCCGACCGCTGGCAGAATGTGGCCAGAGCCGTCGGCGGGAAGTCGGTGGAGGAAGTGAAGCGCCATTACGAAGAACTCGAGAACGACATCAAGCTCATTGATTCCACCACAGAACCGATCTACAGCTACCCCAACTCCAATAGCTGGCGCCGCAACGGCACCGCCGACAGGAGCAGAG GCTGA